The genome window GGGGGGGCAACACGCTTGTAGCCCCCTAAATGGACCATAAACACGcatacccccccccaaaatatattttggggggggggcagcgccccccccccccattaagGACCCAGGCATccagcttcccccccccacccctctttaatttttttttttggggggggcgcacacacaccccccccccccaccctttttttttcccccctcctcaaGGGTTTTTGGTGTTTATtgcccccaccccaaaaaaaaaaaaatcgcgggggggggtggttttggggttggggggggggtcactCCTTCggctcctccctcccccccccctccctttcttctccccccccccccccaaagctcATCCACAGGCCGGGCCTTGGATGCTGCCGCTGCggagcatcccccccccccccaactaaaaaataccaaaaaagaaaaaaaagggggttgtttgtggccccccctttttttttttttaaatacggGGGGGGTGTGgcccccccccttaaaaaaaaaaaaaaaaaaaaatgtggtgcCTGCAGTGCACCGCAGAccggcggcgggggccgctccGGCAGCGGCTGCTGCACGGGTgagttttggggacccccccccccccgaaaaaaaattcccccccccttttttacccacccccccccatctctaagccccccccaaccctctcgtaccacccacccccccccccaaagcttttttaccccccccccggggccttgttcatcccccccccccccccaaggttggatttttttttttttttttgccccccccccaactttcCGACCCCCCCGGGGatggcgcggggagggggggggtgtcctcgTGTTCGTGTGTCCCGTGTTCGTGTGTTCATGTATGTTCTGTGTCCGTGTGTCCACGTATGTACGTGTACGtcccgtgtccgtgtgtccccatgtcccggTGTTCATGTGTGTCCATGTAtgttctgtgtctgtgtgtcccccgtGTGCGTGTATGTTCATGTATGTTCCATGTGTGTCCCGTGtctgtgtgtccctgtgtccatGTATGtcctgtgtctgtgtgtgtccgtgtgtccccatgtccatGTGTCCATGTAtgtccccgtgtccgtgtgtccctgtgtccccgtgtccctgtaCGTCCCAtgtccgtgtgtccccgtgtctgtgtgtccccgtgtccatGTATGTcctgtgtccgtgtgtccccgtgtccgtgtgtccctgtgtccatgtgtccccatgtctgtgtgtccctgtgtccatGTACGTCCCGTGTCCGTGTGTCTCTGTGTccatgtgtccctgtgtcccgtgtccctgtgtccatGTACGTCCCGTGTCCATGTGTCTCTGTGTccatgtgtccctgtgtccctgtgtccatGTATGTCCCTGTACGTCCCATGTCTGTGTGTCTCGTGTCCatgtgtccccgtgtccgtgtgtccccatgtccgtgtgtccccgtgtctgTGTGTCCCGTGTCCATGTATtccatgtccccatgtccatGTGTCCCATGTCCGTGTGTCCCATgtccatgtgtccccatgtctgtGTGTCCCATGTCCATGTGTCTCGTGTCCACATGTCCCATCTGTGTGTCCCATGTCTGTGTCCCACGTCCATGTGTCTCATGTCCATGTGTCCCATGTCCATGTGTCTCGTGTCCGTGTGCCCCATGTCCATGTGTCTCGTGTCCGTGTGTCCCATGTCCACGTGTCCCATGTCTGTGTGTCCCATGTCCATGTGTCCACGTGTCCCATGTCCGTGTTTGTGGCATCTTGGGGAAATTTGGGGCTCTCGGGGGGGGTTGGGGTCTCTCGGGGGGTTTCGGGGctcccggggggttttggggtctctcgggggggtccccgccgTGGGGGTGACGCGATGTCCCCGCAGCGTTGACGGCGAAGCGCCGGGCAGCGAGGGTGGGGGGCCGGTCCCCGACAGCCCCGGGCGACCCCCCCCGTATCGTGGCCTCCCTCAACCGGCCCCCCAAGTATCTGGGGGTtccggggggggtcccggggggggatCCCCAGGATTGGCCTGGCCCCGCCTACCGCCCCAGCCCGCCAGCGTGGCCCTGCgcaagcaggaggaggaggaggagagcaagaGGCCGAAGGCTCTGAGCGACAGCTACGAGCTCTCCACCGACCTGCAGGACAAGAAGGTACCTTGGGGGCGACCGGGGGTGGCCACTGGCCACGGGCGGTGGTTGCCGGCTGCGTGTGGTTGTCACCGGCCATGTGGGGTGGTCACCAGGCGCGTGTGGTGGTCACCGGCCACGTGTGGTGGTCACCAGCCATGTGTGGTTGTCACCGGGCGCGTGTGGTGGTCACCAGCCATGTGTGATGGTCACCGGGCGCGTGTGGTGGTCACCGGCCACATGTGGTGGTCACCAGCCATGTGTGATGGTCACCGGGCGCGTGTGGTGGTCACCAGCCATGTGTGGTTGTCACCGGCCACGTGTGGTGGTCACCGGCCAGGTGTGATGGTCACCGGCCACGTGTGATGGTCACCAGTCGTGTGTGATGGTCACTGGCCACGTGTGGTGGTCACCGGCCACATGTGGTTGTCACCAACCCCATCTGATGGTCCCCAGCCCCGTGTGACTGTCActggccccggccctgccccgctgccaccccccttcccccgggTGTGGCCTCACCTCTGgcctcagtgtccccagtgtccccatccctgtcgccatgtccccatcccatgtccccatcccatgtccccatcccatgtccccatcccctgtgtcccccccatgtccccatcccctatgtcccctctgtgtccccacgtccctgtgtccccatcccagtCCTCACATCCccatcccctgtgtccccatgtccccatcccctgtgtcccccccatgtccccatccctgtccccatgtccccatgtccccatcccctgtgtccctgtccccatccctgtccccatgtccccatcccctgtgtccccgtccccatcccatgtccccatgtccccatccctgtcgccatgtccccatcccctgtgtccccatgtccccatcccctgtgtccccgtccccatccctgtccccatgtccccatcccctgtgtccccatgtccccatcccctgtgtccccatgtccccatcccctgtgtccccgtccccatccctgtccccatgtccccatcccatgtccccacatccccacgtccccacccctgtccccacatccccacatcccccccccccactccccccccatctccccgtcactcccccaccccccccccatctccctccctctgcGCACGCGcgcggtgtcccccccccaccctcaATGTCCCTCCCGAtctgtcccctcgtgtccccaaAAGGTGGAGATGCTGGAACGCAAATACGGCGGCTACTTCCGCACGCGTCGGGCCGCCCGCACCATCCAGGCCGCCTTCCGCCGCTACCGCATGGCCCAAAAATTCGAACGGCTCCGCAGCGAGGGGGGGCGCGCCCGTCGCCTCGCCCTCCCCGGCCTCCGCCTCCAATTTTCCTTCGAGGAATACGATcggggtccccccgccccggtccctggtccccccccgcctccccctcctTATTTTCAAGGCAAACCCGCTTCGCTGGacgagggggttttggggggaccccgACGTGCGCCCCGTTACGGGGGGTCGTGTCGAGCTGGTTTGGATGGTGGAGGGGGGGGACAAGGCGATGGGGTGacggttggggtggggggagatggggtGGGGGGCGCTGGGAGCCCCCCCAGGCAGCTTTCGGCTTCCGCTGACTTCGGGCCCGGAGGAGCTGACCTGGAGGAGGCGTTTGCGCAGCAGgttggggtcatggggggtcatgggggtcatggggggtcatgggggccatgggggtcatggggggtcatgggggtcgggaggggtcatggggggtcacaGGGTGGGTTGTGGGGGTCATGGCATGATGGGTGTCGTAGGGGTTATGGGGGTCGTGGGAGGTCGTGGAGGGTTGTGGGGGGTCacgggggtcatgggggggtcatgggggtcatgggggtcatggggggtcatgggggtcggggggggtcatgggggttgtggggggtcatggggggtcacaGGGTGGGTTGTGGGGGTCATGGCGTGATGGGTGTCGTAGGGGTTATGGGGGTCGTGGGAGGTCGTGGAGGGTTgtggggggtcacaggggtcatgggggggtcatgggggtcatgggggtcGAGGGGATCATGGGGGGTTGTGGGGGTCACAGGGTGGATCGTGGGGGTCGGGGGGTGAAGGGGGTGTAGGGGTTATGGGGTcgtgggggggtcagggggtcatgggggggttgtaggggtcagggggggtcagggggtgatGGGGGTCATGGAGGGGTCATGGAGTCATGGGGTGATGGGAGGCATAGGGGTTATGGGGGTCGTGGGGGGTTGTGGGGTGTCATGGGGGGTCGTGGGGGTCAGGGGGGGGTCATGGGGTGACGGGGGGTCACGGGGGTCTGAGGGGTCATGGAGGGGTCGTGGGGGTCATGGAGTCATGGGGTGATGGGAGTTATAGGGGTTACGGGGGTCACAGGGGTCACGGAGGGGTGATGGGGGTCATGTGAGTCATGGAGGAGTCGTGGGGGTCATGGAGGGGTTGTGGGGGTCATGGGGTCacaggggtcatggggggtcagGGGTGACAAgaggggggtcgggggggtcacgggggtcaAAGGGGGGGGTCAAAGGGGGTTCCCAGGGGGTCACgaggagctgggggaggggggaaaggggggtcCCAGGGAccatggggtggggtgggggggggcactgggatttGGGGGGGCCACTGACAAATTGGGGGGGTCCCGTCCCCGCAGGTGAAGTCCTTGGCCGCCTCCATCGACgaggcgctgggggggggccggggggtccccccgggggctccggccccccccgcggcgggtGACAGCGCCGCCACCTCCACCAGCGACGTCACCCTCTACCTGGACGAGGGGCTCCCCGGTTCCCCCCATTCCCCCGAACGTCCCCCCAGCCCCGAACCGCCCCCCCCAGAAactggggggccccccccgcccccagctcctccacctccacctccacctcccgcCAACCCCCCGGGTCCCGCTGAACGTTGGGGGGGGCCCGAAGAACCCCCACGCCGCGGCCCCCCCTGTTTGGAGTgtcgggggcgcggcggggggggcggaggggggggaggtggtggtgtcggcggggggggcgggggggggcaccccccttTGCTGACGGTCGAACCCCCCAGCGACAGCTCGGCCGATCTCAGCGATCGCTCCGACCGCGGTTCCCTCAACCGGGGGGGTCCCTACGAACCcgacggggccggggggggaacTTTACCCCGTAGCGGCCCCCCCCATCGTTGTTTTCACCCcgaacccccccccgcgcccccccaagtccccccacctccccccgccccccctgaGGAAGGCTCAGAAGGGGACAACGAGAGTTTGGGGAGCAGCTCCAACTCCAACGAGACCCTCAACTGCTCGTCGGGTTCTTCGTCCCGTGACAGTTTGaggagacccccccccccgccccccccaccaCCAACcgcccccccacaaccccccggACCCACCGGCCCCCCCGGAAAAGTCACGTATCAACGGGAACCGCGGCAAAGTTGGGATTCGCCGGCGCTCAACAACGACGTGGTGCAACGGCGCCAGTACCGCATCGGCCTCAACCTCTTCAACAAGTGAGGGGCATGATGggaaatttttttgggggggggtgggggggtgggggggggggtcctctCGTGGTGAGGGATGAGGTCTGGGGGTTCCAGAGCGGTATCGTGGGGTGGTGGCCCCCGGGGAGAGGGCGGGGTGGTGGGAGGGTGTAGGTGGGGGTGATGTTCTAGGTCACCCTACGGCGGGGCCGGGAGGAGATTGGGGGGGCCCTATAGAATGtttggagggatttggggggccTATGGAAGGGttggagggatttggggggccCTATAGAATGtttggagggatttggggggccTATGGAAGGGttggagggatttggggggccCTATAGAATGTTTGGAGGAATTTGGGAGGCCTATAGAAGGGTTGGAATGATTTGGGGGGCCCTATAGAAGGGTCAGAGTGACCTTGGTGACCCTATAGAACTTTTGAGTGACCTTGGTGACCCTATAGAACGTTGGAGTGGCCTTGGTTGCCCTATAGAACTTTGGAGTGACCTCGGTGACCCTATAGAACGTTGGCGTGACCTTGGTGACCCTATGGAAGTTTGGCGTGACCTTGGTGACCCTATAGCAAGACCACGGTGATGGTTTAGGTGACCCTATAGAAGAACACGATGACGTTCTAGATAGTTGCGTAGCCCGAATGCAACAACGTTCTAGGTGCCCCTATGGGTGACCTCTCGGTGACTCCATCACCAGCAGGCGACGTTCTAGGTGCCCCTATGGGTGACCTCTCGGTGACTCCATCACCAGCAGGCGACGTTCTAGGTGCCCCTATGGGTGACCTCTCAGTGACTCCATCACCAGCAGGCGACGTTCTAGGTGCCCCTATGGGTGACCTCTCGGTGACTCAATCACCAGCAGGCGACGTTCTAGGTGCCCCTACAGTTGACCTCTCGGTGACTCAATCACCAGCAGGCGACGTTCTAGGTGCCCCTATGGGTGACCTCTTGGTGACTCAATCACTAGCAGGCGATGTTCTAGGTGCCCCTACAGTTGACCTTTTGGTGACTCCATCACCAGCAGGTGACGTTCTAGGTGCCCCTACAGTTGACCTCTTGGTGACTCAATCACTAGCAGGTGACGTTCTAGGTGCCCCTACAGTTGACCTTTCGGTGACTCCATCACCAGCAGGTGACGTTCTAGGTGCCCCTACAGTTGACCTCTCGGTGACTCAATCACCAGCAGGCGACGTTCTAGGTGCCCCTATGGGTGACCTCTTGGTGACTCAATCACTAGCAGGTGACGTTCTAGGTGCCCCTATGGGTGACCTCTCGGTGACTCAATCACTAGCAGGCGACGTTCTAGGTGTCCCTACGGGTGACCTTTTGGTGACTCAATCACCAGCAGGCGACGTTCTAGGTGCCCCTACAGTTGACCTTTCAGTGACTCCATCACTAGGAGGTGACGTTCTAGGTGCCGCTACGGGTGACCTCTCGGTGACTCCATCACCAGCAGGCGACGTTCTAGGTCACCCTATAGCCTCCATCACCCTCCCAGCGCATTGAGGGcgacccccccccacacacacacgtCCACCATCTTTGTAGGAAACCGGAAAAGGGGATCCAGTACCTGATCGAGAGGGGGTTCCTCTCGGACACGCCCGTGGGCGTGGCCCACTTCATCCTGGAGAGGAAAGGCTTGAGCCGGCAGATGATTGGCGAGTTCCTCGGCAACCGCCAGAAGCAATTCAACCGCGACGTCCTCGAGTAAGGGGACGCCCCGGGTTGGCcgagggtgggggtggggggagatggaCGGTCTAGAACTTggtgggagaggtggggggaggggTTAAACCTCCCAGGGTCGAGGccacctcctttttttttgggggggggtgtgtgttttctgcagctgtgtgGTGGACGAGATGGATTTTTCCGGGATGGAGCTGGATGAGGCCTTGAGGAAGTTCCAGTCTCACATTCGGGTGCAGGGGGAGGCCCAGAAAGTCGAGCGCTTGATCGAGGCCTTCAGGTGAGGAACCCGTCCCCGTGTGTCCCATCCCCTCGTTCTAGCCCCGCCCCCCCTCCATCATGTTCCGTGTCCCTGTGGGAGGGTGACCAGGCCACGGCACGTGGTCACCGTGGGTTGACGTTCTAGGTGGCGCTATGGctcaggagggagaggagggaggggggtaTCCCATGTGCTGTTGGGTGATGTTCTAGGTGGCCCTACGGACCACGCAGGGGGACTTTAGGGTTGGTGGCCCACGTGGGGCCGGGTGACGTTCTAGGTGGCCCTACGGACCACACAGGGGGACTTTAGGGTTGGTGGCCCACGTGGGACTGGTTGACGTTCTAGGTGGCCCACGTGGGGCCAGGTGACGTTCTAGGTGACCCTACGGACCACGCAGGGGGACATTAGGGTTGGTGGCCCACGTGGGACTGGGTGACGTTCCAGGTGGCCCATGTGTTACTGGGTGATGTTCTAGGTGACCCTACGGACCACACAGGGGGACATTAGGGTTGGTGGCCCACGTGGGACTGGGTGACGTTCTAGGTGGCCCACATGGGACAAGTTGACATTCTAGGTGACCCTACGGACCACACAGGGGACGTTAGAGTTAGTGGCCCACATGGGACTGGGTGACATTCTAGGTGGCCCACGTGGGGCCAGGTGACGTTCTAGGTGGCCCTATGGACCACGCAGGGGGACATTAGGGTTGGTGGCCCACGTGGGACCGGTTGACGTTCTAGGTGACCCTACCGACCCTATTAGAGGTGGTGGCTCCCATGGGACCAGGTGACGTTCTAGGTGACCCTAGAGACTAGAAGGCCATTAAAGATGGTGGCCGCACCCGTGGTGGGGCGAGGGGGATCCGGATGGTACCTGGGGGTGCAGAGGCCATCTTGGCCCCGCGGGGATGGCCGTGGGGCACCCTGACCCCATAGTCCGTGGGGGATTGTCCGCCCCGCAGCCAACGCTACTGCGTGTGTAACGCGGCCCTGCTGCGCCAGTTCCGCAACCCGGACACCATCTTCATCTTGGCCTTCGCCATCATCCTCCTCAACACCGACATGTACAGCCCCAGCGTCAAGGCCGAACGCAAGATGAAGCTGGAAGACTTCATCAAGAACCTCCGAGGTGAGGACCGCGGCCTCGTCTGGGGTGGGGTCCCCGCacaacccgccccccccccccgctcggGAACGCGGGTTCTAGAGCGAGGCGGGGGGCCGGGTGTCGCGCAGGGGTGGACAACGGGGAGGACATTCCCCGGGACATGCTGGTGGGCATCTACCAACGCATCCAGAGCCGGGAGCTGAGGACCAACGACGATCACGTCTCCCAGGTCCAGGCCGTCGAGCGCATGATCGTCGGCAAGAAGCCGGTGGGTTCCCTTCCAGGGGTGGGAGGGGTTCTAGGGGACCCTCTGGGGGATGGTCTAGGGGACTCTAGGGGGGATGTTTTGGGTGATCCTAGGGGAGATGCTCTGGGTGACCTATAGGAGATGTTCTAGGTGACCCTATGGGAGATTCTCCGGGTGATTCTATGGGAGATGCTCTGGGTGACCTATGGGGGATGTTCTAGGTGACCCTATGGCAGATTCTCTGGGTGACTCTATGGGAGATGTTCTAGGTGA of Athene noctua chromosome 39, bAthNoc1.hap1.1, whole genome shotgun sequence contains these proteins:
- the LOC141973003 gene encoding IQ motif and SEC7 domain-containing protein 2-like; the encoded protein is MDREGQYTDRDGQYTGRMDREGQYTSHTDHDGQYTGRMDREGQYTSRLEREGQYMSHTDRDGPYTSRLEQEGPYAGRLEQEGPYAGRLEQEGPYTGRMDRELQYRGREGHYSTCLEREGPYAAPCARERCGPRRDWERDWPRGGQLSRGPSRSSSPGGGGHSTSASTSPATTLQRKSDRDSSRTVSVDGEAPGSEGGGPVPDSPGRPPPYRGLPQPAPQVSGGSGGGPGGGSPGLAWPRLPPQPASVALRKQEEEEESKRPKALSDSYELSTDLQDKKVEMLERKYGGYFRTRRAARTIQAAFRRYRMAQKFERLRSEGGRARRLALPGLRLQFSFEEYDRGPPAPVPGPPPPPPPYFQGKPASLDEGVLGGPRRAPRYGGSCRAGLDGGGGGQGDGVTVGVGGDGVGGAGSPPRQLSASADFGPGGADLEEAFAQQVKSLAASIDEALGGGRGVPPGAPAPPAAGDSAATSTSDVTLYLDEGLPGSPHSPERPPSPEPPPPETGGPPPPPAPPPPPPPPANPPGPAERWGGPEEPPRRGPPCLECRGRGGGGGGGGGGGVGGGGGGGHPPLLTVEPPSDSSADLSDRSDRGSLNRGGPYEPDGAGGGTLPRSGPPHRCFHPEPPPAPPQEGSEGDNESLGSSSNSNETLNCSSGSSSRDSLRRPPPPPPPPPTAPPQPPGPTGPPGKVTYQREPRQSWDSPALNNDVVQRRQYRIGLNLFNKKPEKGIQYLIERGFLSDTPVGVAHFILERKGLSRQMIGEFLGNRQKQFNRDVLDCVVDEMDFSGMELDEALRKFQSHIRVQGEAQKVERLIEAFSQRYCVCNAALLRQFRNPDTIFILAFAIILLNTDMYSPSVKAERKMKLEDFIKNLRGVDNGEDIPRDMLVGIYQRIQSRELRTNDDHVSQVQAVERMIVGKKPVLSLPHRRLVCCCQLYEVPDPNRPQRLGLHQREVFLFNDLLVVTKIFQKKKILVTYSFRQSFPLVEMHMQLFQNAYYQFGIKLLSAAPGGERKVLIVFNAPSPQDRLRFASDLRESVAEVQEMEKYRVEAELEKQKGVSGARGGGPGPPREALNGLSRSSLEEAFGEGLKRSALSSSLRDLSDGGKRGRRNSVGSLDSTIEGSIISSPRPQARGPPGGPGGAPEGYKPPPRPVSNSSSFLGSLFGSRRGKGPPGPPPGTGGPTSASASSSSASSSHHHHHAPPAPPPASEGPSKLQALHAQYCHGAGGVGGGVGGGGGGGSGAPPLTPPLHPAGEAHARCAALNVRNKSRPVRLTQPRRRSAADEIRPPRRERARRGQSLGTI